From the genome of Sulfitobacter sp. DSM 110093, one region includes:
- a CDS encoding YihY/virulence factor BrkB family protein: MDARPAQDQKREVVMTHGVLSENPEDLFHGRGWRVGRAVLHEAVLRLWSDDAFGMAGNVAFRALLAIFPFLIFTSSLTAYVGDRSMADDLIHFLIAIVPPALIEPIVSEVEKVMTVPRGDLLSVGILLTVWFAVGGVDGVRVGLNRAYGLRETRSVFTIYAVQVVMVLLASLILVIVGYLLVLAPRAGSWLHMLMPGFDPRSVTVGLVRFPVSATILLIALFAAHVILPARRTKFNNIWPGVVATAVAWTLLAMLFSSYLRSFATYSSYYAGMAGIIAALYFMYLAALVLIFGGELNRALRIRRLARAMSD; this comes from the coding sequence ATGGACGCCAGACCGGCTCAGGACCAAAAGCGCGAAGTCGTGATGACCCACGGTGTTCTGAGTGAGAACCCCGAGGATCTTTTTCATGGCCGTGGTTGGCGGGTCGGGCGCGCAGTGCTTCACGAAGCGGTGCTGCGTCTGTGGAGCGATGACGCCTTTGGCATGGCGGGCAATGTGGCGTTTCGGGCGCTTCTGGCGATCTTTCCGTTCCTAATCTTCACCAGTTCGCTGACCGCCTATGTCGGCGACCGGTCGATGGCCGACGATCTGATCCATTTCCTTATCGCCATTGTCCCCCCTGCCCTAATTGAGCCGATCGTGTCCGAGGTGGAAAAGGTCATGACCGTGCCGCGCGGCGATTTGCTGAGCGTCGGTATCCTGCTCACCGTATGGTTTGCGGTTGGTGGGGTAGATGGCGTGCGCGTCGGCCTTAACCGCGCCTATGGGCTGCGCGAAACACGTTCGGTTTTCACGATCTACGCTGTGCAGGTGGTGATGGTGCTGCTGGCAAGCCTGATCCTTGTGATCGTCGGCTATCTGCTGGTTCTGGCCCCTCGTGCGGGGTCTTGGCTACATATGTTGATGCCGGGATTTGACCCAAGGTCCGTGACCGTTGGGCTTGTCCGCTTTCCGGTGTCAGCGACGATCCTATTGATCGCCCTTTTCGCGGCGCATGTGATCCTGCCCGCGCGCCGCACCAAGTTTAACAACATCTGGCCCGGCGTGGTGGCCACCGCCGTTGCGTGGACCCTGCTTGCGATGCTTTTTTCATCTTATCTTCGCAGCTTTGCTACCTATTCCAGCTATTACGCAGGTATGGCCGGAATCATCGCGGCGTTGTATTTCATGTATCTCGCCGCACTAGTGCTGATATTTGGCGGAGAGTTGAACCGCGCCCTGCGCATTCGCAGACTGGCCCGCGCGATGAGCGATTAG
- a CDS encoding ABC transporter transmembrane domain-containing protein, which translates to MARTPTPAPTAKDEREKSRRIGALAALTPFLGPYRWLMVAAGAALVMTAMISLTLPLAVRRVIDNFGTGETELLDQYFIAALIIAGLLAVGTGLRYALVTRLGERVVADIRRAVFDRVIGMSPSFYERIMTGEVLSRITTDTTLILSVIGSSVSIALRNLLIFVGGLGLMLLTSAKLTGLVLLIVPAVVIPILTLGRRLRVLSRENQDWIAASSGNASETLGAVQTVQAFTHETASRGQFAQMTEASFDAAQRRIKTRAAMTMIVIFLVFSGVVGVLWIGARDVRADVMSAGALVQFVIYAVMVAGAVAALSEIWGELQRAAGATERLVDLLQTEDSVKDPSADAQAHLPDPVAGKITFENVQFTYPARPDVAALDGINLVINPGETVAFVGPSGAGKTTIIQMILRFYDPQTGRITLDGVDLRDVARDHFRRAVALVPQDPVIFAATAAENIRFGRPDASDAEVEQAARAAAAHGFIAALPEGYDSYLGERGVMLSGGQKQRIAIARAILRDAPVLLLDEATSALDSESEELVQAAVDRLSADRTTLIVAHRLATVKKADRIVVMEAGRIAAIGTHDELVASDGLYARLARLQFTDGAAAA; encoded by the coding sequence ATGGCCCGCACGCCCACCCCCGCACCGACCGCCAAAGATGAACGCGAAAAGTCACGGCGGATCGGAGCATTGGCGGCGTTGACGCCCTTCCTTGGACCCTATCGTTGGTTGATGGTTGCTGCCGGGGCTGCTTTGGTCATGACGGCGATGATCTCGCTCACTTTGCCCTTGGCGGTGCGTCGGGTGATCGACAATTTCGGCACCGGCGAGACGGAGTTGTTGGACCAATATTTCATCGCAGCGTTGATCATTGCCGGGTTGCTCGCTGTGGGCACCGGCCTGCGCTATGCGCTGGTTACACGGCTGGGCGAAAGGGTCGTGGCCGACATCCGGCGCGCCGTGTTTGACCGGGTGATCGGGATGAGCCCGTCGTTCTATGAGCGCATCATGACGGGCGAAGTCCTAAGCCGCATCACCACCGACACCACGCTGATCCTGTCGGTAATCGGCTCTTCGGTGTCCATCGCGCTGCGCAACCTATTAATCTTTGTGGGCGGGCTGGGGCTAATGCTGCTGACCTCTGCCAAGTTGACGGGTCTGGTGCTGCTGATCGTGCCTGCTGTGGTGATCCCCATTTTGACACTGGGCCGCCGTCTGCGTGTCCTTAGCCGTGAGAACCAAGACTGGATCGCCGCCAGTTCGGGCAATGCATCAGAGACATTAGGCGCGGTACAAACCGTGCAAGCCTTTACCCATGAGACGGCCAGCCGGGGCCAATTTGCACAGATGACCGAAGCGTCTTTTGATGCGGCGCAACGCCGGATCAAGACCCGCGCGGCAATGACGATGATCGTTATCTTTCTAGTGTTTTCCGGCGTGGTCGGCGTGCTTTGGATCGGGGCGCGGGACGTGCGCGCCGATGTGATGAGTGCAGGCGCGCTGGTGCAATTCGTGATCTATGCGGTCATGGTCGCAGGTGCCGTCGCTGCCCTGTCAGAGATCTGGGGTGAATTGCAGCGCGCGGCAGGTGCCACGGAACGGCTGGTTGATCTGCTGCAAACCGAAGACAGCGTGAAAGACCCATCCGCCGACGCACAAGCCCACCTGCCGGACCCCGTTGCGGGTAAGATCACGTTTGAGAACGTACAATTCACCTATCCGGCGCGGCCTGATGTGGCGGCATTGGACGGAATTAATCTGGTGATCAACCCCGGTGAAACGGTGGCTTTCGTCGGCCCGTCAGGCGCGGGGAAGACGACAATCATTCAAATGATCCTACGGTTCTATGACCCGCAAACCGGCCGCATCACGCTTGATGGTGTGGACCTTCGGGATGTGGCACGGGATCATTTCCGCCGGGCCGTCGCCTTGGTGCCGCAAGACCCGGTAATCTTTGCCGCGACCGCTGCTGAGAACATCCGCTTTGGTCGGCCCGACGCCAGCGATGCCGAGGTAGAGCAAGCTGCGCGTGCCGCCGCCGCGCATGGTTTCATCGCCGCACTTCCCGAAGGCTATGACAGCTATCTGGGCGAACGCGGCGTGATGTTGTCAGGCGGGCAAAAGCAGCGGATCGCCATCGCCCGCGCCATTCTGCGCGATGCGCCGGTGTTGCTGCTGGACGAGGCAACAAGTGCGCTGGATTCCGAAAGCGAAGAGCTGGTGCAGGCAGCCGTGGACCGCCTGAGTGCCGACCGTACCACGTTGATCGTGGCGCACCGTCTAGCCACGGTGAAAAAGGCCGACCGCATCGTGGTGATGGAAGCCGGACGGATTGCCGCCATCGGCACACATGATGAATTGGTCGCCAGTGATGGGCTTTATGCGCGTTTGGCGCGTTTGCAATTTACTGATGGGGCCGCTGCCGCCTGA
- a CDS encoding (2Fe-2S)-binding protein, protein MELTVNGTVHDVDVEDDMPLLWVLRDELGITGPKYGCGIAQCGACTVHVDGLAVRSCQLRAGDVDGDVTTIEGLGTPEALHVVQAAWIEHQVAQCGYCQSGQIMQAASFLDLNPEPTDDQIDAAMSGNLCRCGTYPRIRAAVHSAAARLRGA, encoded by the coding sequence ATGGAATTGACGGTTAACGGCACGGTCCACGACGTGGACGTGGAAGACGATATGCCGCTTCTGTGGGTCCTGCGCGATGAGTTGGGCATCACCGGTCCGAAATACGGCTGCGGCATTGCGCAATGTGGGGCCTGTACCGTGCATGTTGACGGTCTGGCCGTGCGCTCGTGCCAATTGCGGGCGGGCGATGTAGATGGCGACGTTACCACGATCGAAGGCTTGGGCACGCCAGAGGCGCTGCATGTGGTTCAGGCAGCATGGATCGAGCATCAGGTCGCGCAATGCGGCTACTGCCAATCGGGGCAAATCATGCAGGCGGCCTCTTTTCTTGATCTCAATCCCGAACCAACCGATGACCAGATCGACGCGGCAATGAGCGGAAACCTCTGTCGTTGCGGCACATACCCGCGTATCCGCGCCGCCGTCCACAGCGCCGCCGCCCGACTGCGGGGGGCCTGA
- a CDS encoding TolC family outer membrane protein: MSAISIRKSLKRFALAVPVSLALAGAVALPRPASAETLADALVGAYEYSGLLEQNRALLRAADEDVATAKSALKPVLQWAAGLTQSFGTTRTSSLLAAQSTESLKASISLIGQLLIYDFGASAYRIEAAKETVLATRQTLVNLEQQVLLRAVAAYMGVIEASETVELRNNNLRLLTQELRAARDRFDVGEVTRTDVALAEAQLADARSGLAGAEGDLLRAVEEYRNAVGRQPGNLNQPPSLPNVGGNLAAAKGLAVRQHPSIISAQHQVAAADLGVEANEAAMAPRVTLNGQYGLNETFDSNSYTRSGSVGVEVGQTIYQGGALSSAVRSSMAQRDAQRANLHVVRRNVEQEVGNAYAALSSARAQLEASERQIRAARIAFRGVREEATLGARTTLDVLDAEQSLLDAESTRVSARANLYVAAYSVLAATGQLTARDLKLPVQIYDAGAYYNLVKDGPAKYSKEGQALDRVLRALQKD; the protein is encoded by the coding sequence ATGAGTGCGATCAGTATCCGAAAATCCCTTAAACGTTTTGCCCTTGCGGTGCCGGTAAGCCTTGCCCTAGCGGGTGCAGTGGCGCTGCCGCGTCCGGCCTCAGCCGAGACGCTGGCTGATGCTTTGGTCGGGGCCTACGAGTATTCCGGGCTTCTTGAGCAGAACCGGGCGCTGCTGCGCGCAGCCGACGAAGATGTTGCAACTGCGAAATCAGCGCTTAAGCCGGTTTTGCAGTGGGCCGCCGGCCTCACGCAGAGCTTTGGCACCACCCGCACCTCTTCATTGCTGGCAGCACAATCAACGGAAAGCTTGAAAGCGTCGATCAGTCTGATCGGTCAGCTGCTTATCTATGATTTTGGGGCCAGTGCCTATCGCATTGAAGCCGCCAAGGAAACTGTGCTGGCCACCCGCCAGACGCTCGTGAACCTTGAGCAGCAAGTGCTGTTGCGTGCGGTTGCGGCCTATATGGGGGTGATCGAAGCCTCGGAAACTGTGGAGCTGCGTAACAACAACCTGCGTCTGTTGACCCAAGAATTGCGCGCCGCGCGGGATCGTTTTGACGTGGGCGAAGTGACCCGTACCGATGTCGCCTTGGCCGAAGCACAACTGGCCGATGCCCGCAGCGGTCTGGCCGGTGCCGAAGGGGATCTGCTGCGTGCTGTCGAAGAATACCGCAACGCCGTTGGCCGCCAGCCCGGTAACCTTAACCAGCCGCCAAGCCTGCCCAATGTCGGGGGCAACCTTGCGGCGGCCAAAGGTCTGGCCGTGCGTCAGCACCCGTCGATTATCTCGGCTCAGCATCAGGTGGCTGCCGCCGATCTTGGGGTCGAAGCCAATGAAGCGGCGATGGCGCCGCGTGTCACGTTGAACGGCCAATACGGTTTGAATGAGACGTTCGACAGCAATTCCTATACCCGCAGTGGCAGTGTCGGCGTTGAAGTGGGGCAGACCATCTATCAGGGCGGTGCGCTGTCTTCGGCTGTGCGCAGTTCCATGGCCCAGCGTGATGCGCAGCGGGCAAACCTGCATGTGGTGCGCCGGAACGTGGAGCAGGAAGTGGGCAACGCCTATGCCGCGCTGTCTTCGGCTCGTGCACAATTGGAGGCCTCCGAGCGGCAAATTCGTGCCGCGCGTATCGCCTTCCGCGGTGTCCGAGAGGAAGCCACACTTGGCGCGCGTACCACGTTGGATGTGCTAGATGCGGAACAGTCCCTGCTGGATGCGGAATCGACCCGCGTGTCAGCCCGTGCGAACCTATATGTTGCCGCCTATTCGGTTTTGGCGGCGACCGGTCAATTGACCGCGCGTGACCTGAAATTGCCAGTGCAGATCTATGATGCAGGGGCCTATTACAACCTTGTTAAGGATGGGCCTGCTAAATACTCGAAAGAGGGGCAAGCACTTGATCGGGTGCTGCGTGCACTGCAAAAAGACTGA
- a CDS encoding acyl-CoA synthetase, whose translation MTFAGIEDRNVIAAEMPWEDRDVAKTLYGMLSNTTAKFPNHNAVSYQIFSGPKDKAETLTWKELHGRVTQAANLFRSLGVGEKDVVAYVLPNCNETTITLLGGAVAGIVSPINPLLDAEQIGAILREVGASVVVTLRPFPKTDVAQKTAEAVRLAPKVHTVLEVDLVRYLTPPKSWIVPLVRPKGMMNNQAKYLNFNAEIAKQNTSLNFEDVQEDRVACYFHTGGTTGMPKVAQHKYSGLIYNGWLGHRLLFSEQDNIMCPLPLFHVFACHVILMAAVASGAHVVFPTPQGYRGDGVFDNFWKLIERWKITFIITVPTAISAKMQRPIDADVSTVKTAFSGSAPLPLELFRRFEKATGITLIEGYGLTEATCLVSCNPPDGVKKVGSIGVAFPYSDVRIIKGTADGPVDADVDEIGEICVSNPGVFAGHTYVEEEKNKDLFYHGKYLRTGDLGRIDNDGYVWITGRAKDLIIRGGHNIDPAEIEEALLGHEAVAFAGAIGQPDAHAGEVPCAFVELVDGANVTEEELLAFAREKVAERAAQPKHLKIMDELPKTAVGKIFKPDLRKDAITRVYNGSLEKAGSAARVTEVEDNKKRGLVAKVTMNGASHDDVGKVLSAYTRPWEPVS comes from the coding sequence ATGACATTCGCCGGGATCGAAGACCGCAATGTTATCGCCGCGGAAATGCCGTGGGAAGACCGAGACGTGGCCAAGACGCTCTATGGGATGCTAAGCAATACGACCGCGAAATTCCCCAACCACAACGCCGTCAGCTATCAGATTTTCTCGGGCCCCAAGGACAAGGCGGAAACGCTGACTTGGAAAGAGTTGCATGGCCGTGTGACGCAGGCCGCGAACCTGTTCCGCAGCCTGGGCGTGGGCGAGAAAGACGTGGTGGCCTATGTGCTGCCGAACTGTAACGAGACGACGATCACCCTGCTGGGCGGAGCCGTGGCCGGGATCGTCAGCCCGATCAACCCGCTGCTGGATGCCGAACAGATCGGCGCGATCCTGCGCGAAGTTGGCGCATCGGTCGTCGTCACTCTGCGGCCTTTCCCCAAAACGGATGTGGCCCAAAAGACTGCCGAGGCGGTGCGGCTTGCGCCCAAGGTGCATACGGTGCTCGAAGTCGATCTGGTTCGCTATCTCACCCCACCGAAAAGCTGGATCGTCCCGCTGGTTCGGCCCAAGGGGATGATGAACAATCAGGCGAAATACCTCAACTTCAACGCCGAAATCGCCAAGCAGAACACTTCGCTCAACTTCGAGGATGTGCAAGAAGACCGCGTTGCCTGCTATTTCCACACCGGCGGCACCACCGGCATGCCCAAAGTCGCGCAGCACAAGTATTCCGGGCTGATCTACAACGGTTGGCTGGGCCATCGTCTGCTGTTCAGCGAGCAGGACAATATCATGTGTCCGCTGCCGCTGTTCCACGTCTTTGCCTGCCACGTCATCCTGATGGCCGCCGTGGCATCAGGCGCGCATGTGGTCTTTCCGACGCCGCAGGGCTATCGCGGCGACGGGGTGTTCGACAACTTCTGGAAGCTGATTGAACGGTGGAAGATCACCTTTATCATCACCGTGCCCACGGCGATTTCGGCCAAGATGCAGCGCCCGATCGATGCGGATGTCAGCACCGTAAAAACTGCCTTCTCCGGCTCGGCCCCGCTGCCGCTGGAACTCTTCCGCCGCTTTGAAAAGGCCACAGGAATCACGTTGATTGAGGGCTATGGCCTGACTGAGGCGACGTGCCTTGTGTCCTGCAACCCACCGGATGGCGTCAAAAAGGTTGGCTCTATCGGCGTCGCCTTTCCCTATTCGGATGTGCGGATCATCAAGGGCACGGCGGACGGACCGGTTGACGCAGATGTCGATGAGATCGGCGAGATCTGCGTGTCGAACCCCGGTGTCTTTGCGGGCCATACCTATGTCGAAGAGGAAAAGAACAAAGACCTTTTCTATCATGGGAAGTACCTGCGCACCGGTGATTTGGGCCGGATCGACAACGACGGCTACGTCTGGATCACCGGGCGTGCCAAAGACCTGATCATTCGCGGCGGGCACAACATTGATCCTGCTGAGATTGAAGAGGCGCTGTTGGGCCATGAGGCCGTCGCCTTTGCCGGAGCCATCGGTCAACCCGACGCCCATGCGGGCGAGGTGCCCTGCGCCTTCGTCGAACTGGTGGACGGTGCCAATGTGACAGAGGAAGAGCTGCTCGCCTTTGCGCGAGAGAAGGTTGCCGAACGTGCGGCGCAGCCGAAACACCTCAAGATCATGGATGAGTTGCCGAAGACCGCCGTTGGCAAGATCTTTAAGCCCGACCTGCGCAAAGATGCGATCACGCGAGTCTACAATGGCAGCCTAGAGAAAGCCGGCAGCGCCGCGCGGGTAACGGAGGTTGAGGACAACAAGAAGCGTGGTTTGGTGGCCAAGGTGACGATGAACGGTGCATCGCACGATGACGTCGGTAAAGTGCTTAGCGCCTATACGCGCCCTTGGGAACCTGTGAGCTAA
- a CDS encoding purine nucleoside permease, protein MLGFPYVNVYSCAIRALRAGDTPKGHIMLKHSTPGLAALALSTLAAPLAAQEPMPVKVFIGAMFEIGENTGDRAGELQHWYERYWSETEAQDVPGAFSSMYCNDDGVCGAVLGMGKVNSSASMQAILLNPAYDFSQTYFMLSGVAGTPPSRGTIGDVVWGSWLVDYDLGHRWAPEEGKPDAPVFMPRAGYEDYRRFELNAQLVSWGVELSQDVEMQDSDSARQYRQRYPDDAAQAAPSVKVGTHMTGDTFFHGPGLSEEAQYMAELYGADDYMITEMEAAAIALVIKRLHGTDRIASLRGAVNFDQGHPDETTLEHLDPAPGETAGGFAETVENITLVGAPLVDQIVANWGDWKDGVPAPSAE, encoded by the coding sequence ATGCTTGGTTTCCCTTACGTCAACGTCTATAGCTGCGCCATCCGCGCGCTGCGTGCGGGCGACACTCCTAAAGGACACATCATGCTAAAGCATTCCACACCGGGCCTTGCCGCTCTGGCCCTTTCCACACTCGCCGCGCCGCTGGCAGCGCAAGAGCCGATGCCCGTCAAGGTGTTCATTGGCGCGATGTTTGAGATTGGCGAAAACACCGGCGACCGGGCGGGCGAATTGCAGCATTGGTACGAGAGATATTGGTCCGAGACTGAAGCGCAGGACGTGCCGGGGGCATTTTCTTCGATGTATTGCAACGACGATGGCGTTTGCGGCGCGGTATTGGGCATGGGCAAGGTGAACTCTTCGGCCTCTATGCAGGCGATTCTGTTGAACCCGGCTTACGATTTTTCGCAGACCTATTTCATGCTGTCGGGCGTGGCGGGCACACCCCCATCGCGCGGCACAATCGGTGATGTGGTCTGGGGCAGTTGGTTGGTGGATTATGACCTTGGTCACCGCTGGGCGCCTGAAGAAGGGAAACCTGACGCGCCGGTTTTCATGCCGCGCGCAGGATATGAGGATTACCGCCGCTTTGAGCTGAATGCGCAGTTGGTTTCATGGGGTGTTGAACTTTCCCAAGATGTCGAGATGCAGGATTCCGATTCTGCGCGTCAATACCGCCAGCGCTATCCAGATGACGCCGCGCAGGCCGCGCCGAGCGTTAAGGTCGGCACGCATATGACAGGCGATACTTTCTTTCACGGGCCGGGCTTGTCGGAAGAGGCGCAGTATATGGCCGAGCTTTACGGGGCTGACGACTATATGATCACAGAGATGGAAGCGGCAGCAATCGCACTGGTTATCAAACGTCTGCACGGCACAGACCGGATCGCCAGCCTGCGCGGCGCGGTGAACTTTGATCAAGGCCACCCGGATGAGACCACGCTTGAGCACCTTGACCCGGCGCCGGGTGAGACGGCCGGTGGCTTTGCCGAAACGGTAGAGAATATCACCCTCGTCGGTGCGCCGCTGGTCGATCAGATCGTCGCCAATTGGGGCGATTGGAAAGACGGCGTACCCGCACCCTCCGCCGAGTAA
- the dtd gene encoding D-aminoacyl-tRNA deacylase: MRALLQRVTEASVTVEGKIIGEIGPGLLILVCAMPEDTKEGAEKLALKISKLRLFKNEGGKMNLSLAQTGGAALVVSQFTLAADTSRGNRPGFSGAAKPDMAEALYEHFARSFADLDIPVQTGRFGADMSVALVNDGPVTLWLDSAAP; this comes from the coding sequence ATGCGCGCATTGCTGCAACGGGTGACCGAGGCGTCAGTCACGGTCGAAGGTAAGATCATCGGAGAGATAGGCCCCGGCCTGCTGATCCTCGTCTGCGCCATGCCCGAGGACACAAAAGAGGGGGCAGAGAAGCTGGCGCTGAAAATTTCGAAACTGCGGCTGTTTAAAAATGAGGGCGGCAAAATGAACTTGAGCCTTGCTCAGACCGGTGGCGCGGCACTGGTCGTCAGCCAATTCACTCTCGCCGCAGATACATCACGCGGCAATCGTCCCGGTTTTTCGGGCGCGGCGAAACCTGACATGGCCGAAGCGCTATATGAGCATTTTGCCCGCAGCTTTGCCGACTTGGATATTCCAGTTCAGACGGGACGGTTCGGCGCGGATATGTCAGTGGCGCTGGTCAATGACGGGCCAGTGACTCTGTGGCTCGACAGCGCGGCACCTTGA
- a CDS encoding molybdopterin cofactor-binding domain-containing protein, with protein sequence MSRLRTITRRSFIVGSAAIVGGVAFGTYLYKRDLKNPLLEGLPPGAAAITPYVKIDASGVTLITPRADVGQGAYSVQAHMIAEELDVDLDAVQITPGPPSPVYYNGVVGVEAMPIAATSETLLARTGRGASDVAGKLLGLQLTGGSSTVPDMYDRLRMAGAVARETLLAAAVAQTGLDRDQFKTESGAVVLPDGMRLAYQDLAAAAAEIDPVTEVTLRDPSEWRHLGKAQMRTDILPKSTGTQTYGIDMALEGMVYATTRTNPAQGGEIMGFDAGRAEKMRGVQAVLPITGGVAVVADNTWRAFQAVQAVDCDWGPSPYTGDTVDQFKAVAESFTDDRQDSRFRDDGDVSAALSDGELLEAEYRIPYLAHAPLEPMSVVVKLEKGRVDIWTGTQIPRFMQANVAALTGIDAENVHIHVLMSGGSFGRRLEDDYTLRAVEVARQIPGTPIKMVWSREEDFTHDFPRPLAMARARGKVADGQIAAYDLAIAAPSTAESQMARLNQPVFGPDIAIVAGAWDQPFAIPDYRVTGHRVPAMVPVSSWRSVGASGNGFLHESFMDEMCHAAGVDPLEERLRLCTHDPSRKVLEAVGEMSDWGADLGPGRGRGLAFCLSFGVPVAEVVEVSQTDAGLKIDRAFVAAEVGRVMDPVNFEAQLSGAVIWGLGHAMNCELTYRDGVPQQDNYHLYEGLRLYQTPKIEVRGLENGGKLRGIGEPGVPPAAPALANAIFAATGQRIRELPLSKSVDFA encoded by the coding sequence ATGTCGCGTCTGCGCACCATCACCCGCCGCAGTTTCATCGTCGGTTCTGCTGCGATTGTCGGGGGCGTCGCCTTTGGCACCTACCTCTATAAACGTGACCTGAAAAACCCGCTGCTAGAGGGGCTGCCACCCGGCGCGGCGGCGATCACGCCCTATGTTAAGATCGATGCCAGCGGTGTCACCCTAATCACCCCGCGCGCTGATGTGGGGCAGGGGGCGTATTCGGTGCAAGCCCATATGATTGCTGAGGAATTGGATGTCGATCTCGACGCGGTTCAGATCACGCCCGGCCCCCCTTCGCCGGTCTATTACAATGGCGTGGTCGGGGTTGAGGCAATGCCGATCGCCGCGACCTCGGAAACCTTGCTGGCCCGCACCGGGCGCGGGGCGTCGGATGTAGCGGGCAAGCTGTTGGGCCTGCAACTGACCGGCGGCAGTTCCACCGTGCCGGATATGTATGACCGTTTGCGCATGGCAGGCGCTGTGGCACGTGAAACGCTTTTGGCTGCCGCTGTGGCGCAGACCGGGCTGGACCGCGATCAGTTCAAGACCGAATCGGGCGCTGTGGTACTGCCCGATGGCATGCGACTGGCCTATCAAGACCTTGCCGCCGCCGCGGCGGAGATTGATCCAGTAACCGAAGTGACACTGCGCGATCCCAGCGAATGGCGGCATCTGGGCAAGGCGCAGATGCGCACTGATATCCTGCCCAAATCCACCGGCACCCAGACCTATGGCATCGACATGGCGCTGGAGGGGATGGTGTACGCCACGACCCGCACCAATCCGGCGCAGGGTGGGGAGATCATGGGGTTTGACGCAGGCCGTGCCGAAAAGATGCGTGGCGTGCAGGCCGTGCTACCGATCACCGGCGGGGTAGCCGTGGTGGCGGACAATACATGGCGCGCCTTTCAGGCCGTGCAGGCAGTCGACTGTGACTGGGGGCCGTCGCCCTATACCGGCGACACGGTAGATCAGTTCAAAGCTGTCGCGGAGTCTTTCACCGATGATCGGCAGGACAGCCGGTTTCGCGATGATGGCGATGTCAGCGCCGCGCTTTCCGATGGCGAGTTGCTAGAGGCTGAGTACCGTATCCCCTATCTCGCCCATGCCCCGTTAGAGCCGATGAGCGTCGTGGTGAAGCTTGAGAAGGGCCGCGTCGACATTTGGACCGGCACGCAGATTCCGCGTTTCATGCAGGCCAACGTCGCCGCGCTGACCGGGATCGACGCCGAGAACGTACATATTCATGTGCTGATGTCAGGCGGCAGTTTCGGACGGCGGTTGGAGGATGACTATACCCTGCGCGCCGTCGAAGTGGCGCGGCAGATACCCGGTACACCGATCAAGATGGTCTGGTCGCGGGAGGAGGATTTCACCCATGATTTCCCCCGACCGCTGGCCATGGCCCGGGCGCGTGGCAAAGTCGCAGACGGGCAGATCGCGGCCTATGATCTGGCTATCGCTGCGCCATCTACCGCAGAGTCGCAGATGGCGCGGCTGAACCAGCCTGTTTTCGGCCCCGACATCGCCATCGTGGCGGGCGCGTGGGATCAGCCGTTTGCGATTCCCGACTACCGTGTGACCGGCCACCGGGTGCCCGCGATGGTTCCGGTGAGTTCGTGGCGGTCGGTCGGGGCGTCGGGCAACGGGTTTCTGCACGAAAGCTTCATGGATGAGATGTGCCACGCCGCAGGCGTCGATCCACTGGAGGAACGGTTGCGGCTTTGTACCCATGACCCATCGCGCAAGGTGCTGGAAGCTGTGGGCGAGATGTCGGATTGGGGCGCGGACCTTGGGCCGGGGCGGGGCCGGGGGCTGGCGTTTTGCCTGTCCTTTGGCGTGCCGGTGGCCGAGGTGGTCGAGGTCAGCCAGACTGACGCGGGCCTCAAGATCGACCGGGCTTTCGTCGCCGCCGAAGTGGGCCGCGTGATGGACCCGGTGAATTTCGAGGCGCAACTCTCAGGCGCGGTGATCTGGGGCTTGGGCCATGCGATGAATTGCGAGCTGACCTATCGCGATGGGGTGCCGCAACAGGACAACTATCACCTCTATGAGGGGCTGCGGCTGTATCAGACGCCGAAGATCGAAGTGCGCGGGTTGGAGAATGGCGGCAAGCTGCGCGGCATCGGTGAGCCGGGCGTGCCGCCAGCCGCTCCTGCGCTGGCCAATGCGATCTTTGCCGCCACGGGCCAGCGTATCCGTGAACTCCCCCTCTCCAAGTCCGTGGATTTCGCATGA
- a CDS encoding DUF1127 domain-containing protein, with the protein MTMAISRGTTLSSALDGLQHTYDGMRRRVAQIKARRAAYDRTFTELNVLSDRELSDIGIARCDIRRVASEELSKEQTYEV; encoded by the coding sequence ATGACGATGGCAATCTCACGTGGCACTACCCTGAGCTCCGCGCTCGATGGGCTTCAACACACCTATGACGGCATGCGTCGTCGTGTGGCCCAGATCAAGGCCCGGCGCGCAGCTTACGACCGAACTTTCACAGAACTTAACGTACTGAGCGATCGCGAACTGTCCGATATCGGCATCGCGCGGTGCGACATCCGGCGTGTGGCGTCGGAAGAACTTTCAAAGGAGCAGACCTATGAAGTATAA